The genomic window caagtAAAGATAATGAAGAATTAAAGAGTGATAATAcaaagaataataaaacaaaagaTTCAGatggaaataataatgttaaaacaaaattggaaaaaaacaattcaattaataataaagagaGTAATGAAATAAGTTGTAAAATagacaataataataataataatataataaatgacATTTCAACAAATGATTCTTatatgaaagaaaaaaaatgtaaaaataaagaaaagaataGAGGTTctaagaataataatataaagaatatcAAATTAATAGATATATGTGAATGGAAAGAAGATcgaaatttttataatacatatgaaaatatgataGAAGTTGATGAAGATAACGttaaagaaattatatttgATTCTATAAAATCAACTTGTTTTTTATGTGGTTATAATAATGCAAGTGTTTATTGTAGTAATGAAGATTGTAATGTTAAATTTCATTTGAATTGTGCGTTTTATTCTACTGTTATTAAGGATCCTAGTAATAATCCTTTTTTTCgttatttaaaatgttttaatttaattGAATTTAATAAGGatacaatattttataaaaatatgtatcATTATCCTAATGTAAATAATGGTGTATCATCTTATGTTTGTACAGATAACagatattataaagaaatgaTCGAAAAGAATTATGTTGATATTTTTCctgttcatattatatataaaattaaaaaaatatggtGTAATAAATGTTGGAAcaagaaaaagatatacaatttgttttatatacaaaaatgttttatgtctccatattattatgataatataaaaactGAAGAAAGTATAtctaataaaataacacCTATGAAAAATGATAAGAGTGATCTAACGAATGAGGTAAAAGAAGAGAAGAATGATGATATATTGTATGATCCTAAGGTTCATAAGGAATATTTTACtttaagaaatatattaatggATGATAATTTATTGAACAACATTACAAGAAATAAGAAGACCTGTAGTATGGAAATacaagaaaataatgataagaTGAAAGGAGacaataatattgataatgAAGATGTACGAAACGTTTTATGTGAcgatgaagaaaaaatttcatataatagaaataaattaaatgatatattattaaaaatggaTATGAAAGATATacttaaatattttatagatttttattttgaaaatgGATCATACTACATattagataatatattatatagtGTAAATCACTgtgtaaaaataaagtacaaaaagaaatctttatataacatacaagatgtattaaataaagaaacGAAAATTGGAACGATGATGAGAGAATTAGAAGGTTTGATTAGTAAATATGTGAATCGAAGTAATGATAATACTTATATGGATAGAAAATATGATATGTTActattgaaaaatataaaaagtgacataaataatgataataataatgataataataatgataataataatgataataataataatgataatagtaataataatgataataataataataatagtaataaaaataataataatagtagtagtaataataataataataataataatattagtagtaataataataacaatagtaataataataattattattattattatcataataacGAGGAAGGAGACAATAAACAAGGTACTTACcaacatataaatatacaaaatattattaacgATAAAAGTGTAGAAAATCTTATCAAAggttattttattttaaaaaattttcttcatataggtaataacaatataacgttacaaaatgaagatcttttaattttaaaaaaaagtgaGAATTCTTTTgttcataatttatatgataatgataaggTATATAATGTGCATGTTCCCTATGTGTATAcgaaaaaaatgaatagtagttatataaataaaaaagagaatgataagaaatataataaaagtgttaataagaatatttgTAAGAGTAAGAATTCCATtttagataataataattattttgataaaaataaaaataaaataacaaaaaaatatacaccTTTTATTATTGACAATAATGAATATACTACTGATTGTTCcaatgaagaaaataatacaagtgatgatgaagaaaatgaaaatagaaaaaatgaaaatgatgatgataatattcctgaacatataaaaatgaataatattatgaatactcaacaaaagaaagaaaatgattttaaaaatataaatttgtaTTTTCAATTAACTAATGTAATTAAAAAAGTTAGTATAAATAAACTAGAAGggaatttttttaattatgaGGAAAAGGGAAATTTATTAGGTAGTAATGTTTcgaaaataaaaatgaatgaatTGTTAGAATGTAATGTTGGAGGTGAAAAAATTTgtgatgatgataatgatgatgatcAAAAATTTagtgataataaaaattatgcttcagaagatgaagaaaaaaaaaagaaaaaaagaaaaaatcaaacgagattttataattatccTAAAAGGATAAGTacaacaaataataataaaaatgtgaatgttttaataaattcattaaataataatttaataaataagaaggaatattttttaaatattattatgaatgAGAACAACGATTTGTATATGAAAAAGATTAATGAAAGATATTTTCCAAATTAtcatcaaaaaaaaagaaaaaagaaaagattAGATAATACAtcttatataaataataattataattatctttataattataatatttatagtAATAATTCCAAATCAAGAATTTTAAAAGTTGGTTgtcataatattttaaatattggtgatatattaaaatatgatggtgataaaataatttatccATGTGGTTATTTGAATATgagaatattttataatttgcCATCTTTTTACTTATTtcaaatttataaaaatgccaatattgatgatataaatagaaagaccaaattattagaaaaaatatttttacaacTAAGAGctacatatattttttctataacATTAAGAGAAcaaaatttctttttttcaattatattgtttcctcttataaatatagatTATTTTTCAGAATTTGATGCTAAGAACTTTATTTTAGCAGAAggttataatataaatgaggtatatatgaaatttttatcattatttaattcacaaaattatatttgtgatgatatgaataatgattatttttactataATGCAAAATATGGAAACATATACAAATGTTTGGAaacttatattttaaaatctgtggaacataataaattcaTAGATTCCCATACCTTTTTTGGATTAACCTTACCATGTGTAGTTTAtcaaattaaatataaattgtttaaatatatgtataagCATTTGAgtgaaaaaattaaaacttatatgaaaaaatcGAAGGACAGgtaaacatataaataaagggaaaaaaaaaaaaaaaaaaaaaaaaaaaaaaaataaaaaaaaataaaaaaaaaaaaaaatacattctataatatgtttttatgttgtttattatatgNNNNNNNNNNNNNNNNNNNNNNNNNNNNNNNNNNNNNNNNNNNNNNNNNNNNNNNNNNNNNNNNNNNNNNNNNNNNNNNNNNNNNNNNNNNNNNNNNNNNNNNNNNNNNNNNNNNNNNNNNNNNNNNNNNNNNNNNNNNNNNNNNNNNNNNNNNNNNNNNNNNNNNNNNNNNNNNNNNNNNNNNNNNNNNNNNNNNNNNNNNNNNNNNNNNNNNNNNNNNNNNNNNNNNNNNNNNNNNNNNNNNNNNNNNNNNNNNNNNNNNNNNNNNNNNNNNNNNNNNNNNNNNNNNNNNNNNNNNNNNNNNNNNNNNNNNNNNNNNNNNNNNNNNNNNNNNNNNNNNNNNNNNNNNNNNNNNNNNNNNNNNNNNNNNNNNNNNNNNNNNNNNNNNNNNNNNNNNNNNNNNNNNNNNNNNNNNNNNNNNNNNNNNNNNNNNNNNNNNNNNNNNNNNNNNNNNNNNNNNNNNNNNNNNNNNNNNNNNNNNNNNNNNNNNNNNNNNNNNNNNNNNNNNNNNNNNNNNNNNNNNNNNNNNNNNNNNNNNNNNNNNNNNNNNNNNNNNNNNNNNNNNNNNNNNNNNNNNNNNNNNNNNNNNNNNNNNNNNNNNNNNNNNNNNNNNNNNNNNNNNNNNNNNNNNNNNNNNNNNNNNNNNNNNNNNNNNNNNNNNNNNNNNNNNNNNNNNNNNNNNNNNNNNNNNNNNNNNNNNNNNNNNNNNNNNNNNNNNNNNNNNNNNNNNNNNNNNNNNNNNNNNNNNNNNNNNNNNNNNNNNNNNNNNNNNNNNNNNNNNNNNNNNNNNNNNNNNNNNNNNNNNNNNNNNNNNNNNNNNNNNNNNNNNNNNNNNNNNNNNNNNNNNNNNNNNNNNNNNNNNNNNNNNNNNNNNNNNNNNNNNNNNNNNNNNNNNNNNNNNNNNNNNNNNNNNNNNNNNNNNNNNNNNNNNNNNNNNNNNNNNNNNNNNNNNNNNNNNNNNNNNNNNNNNNNNNNNNNNNNNNNNNNNNNNNNNNNNNNNTTTTGtcattatcattttgaaccatatataatgtttttataactgtgtaattttattttttgtcaaaaacgaaaaaaccttatttattaagaaaaagaatattttaatattgttTAAACGTGAACACAaatttattacattatatGGTTATGTTTCCCTTTTCCCTTTTtccttttcctttttcttttttttttttttttttaatggTTATAATGgcataaaaaaaattaatattattttaaatgtttattaataaaatacaaatattgtaaaaatgtaaaagttataaatatataataaagaaaacCTAAAAAGTAAGATTTATTATGAATGATTATAAAAgatacataaaaaaaataagaatgaaaagaaaaaaagaaacaaatataaaaaaatatagaacatgttaatatttatatgaatgaacatatatatatatatatatatatatatattacaattcataatgataattattatttttgaaaaatatgaattcTCTACTTAATAATGAACTTAttctatttttaatttgttcATTTGATGAGATATCCATTTTATCTTTAATAAAAGAGcatatttttctttctgATGATTTTCcatttgtttttaaaaatttgaCAATAGCTGCATCTATGTGTAAGGTTTTATCTTCTATTTCATTGTCTTCATTTGATAATGAAGTTGTTGGTCCCATATcatctttatataatacatcattataattaacaataagaaattttttcttagaacgaaatgaaaaatttaattttaatgtTTCATTTGCTTTAtcataaattaatatatgtgtttCTCCTATGGTATATATGGTTTTTAGATATcgtattatattttcagTTGATATTCCTgttaattcttttatttcgttaatatgatattcattttttttattgaataataataaaacaagTGCTTGTAATATGGTAActgtaatataaattttttttttccttttcttattatatgtgCTAGAACTATCCTCATTATTAAgatcatcatcattatcatcactataattattattattattttcatccATTTTTTCgtcattattttcatcccttttttcatcattattgtcatcccttttttcaatattattatcatcccttttttcaatattattatcatctcttttttcaatattattatcatctcTTTTTTCCAAATCAAATGAACCTTCCTccttaaaatttttaaaatgtacCCTCAGAGTACATAAACCCAATAAAGGTAagaatttaatatttttggACTTATTATACTTTTGATAAAATAGGAAAAATGCTTCGTTAcacatttttatcattggaggatatattacattattttctgtatttacatattcccatgattcattaaaaattatattaactgcatattttttcctttttaaaaagtGGTTAACATTATTTGGTAGttctttataaaatttCATTAATGCTTTAGATGTAAACTTCATATCTTTTAGAAtaatttctatttttttagTAAATTGTGCACCACATTCTTTTTTGAGTGTTTTAAAAACTTTGACATctaaaataatattgaaaCTTGAATCGTTTATTAATCTCTTACACATATATGTTCGATAGtatttttcaaatttttCTTTGTCACTTACATATCTAAAAAGACTAAGAATAACGGTTAtcatattcataatatattttcctatgatatgatattttttaaataatttatcgatttttaaaagatgaaaaaatattttttcatcacTTCGTTTGTTTATATTGAGACTGTCATAATAAAGATTATTATGGtaatcattattaaaatataaattattattaaaatatatattatcattatgatcattattatgaatattgTTGTCCATGTGTTTCCTTTTAACATATTCCTCCTCATGCTCAAAATTTATAAGGTCTTTTTTTGcatttttccttttttttcgtaaatatttttttattcctAACATATTATCACTATCAGTTGATATATCATAAAAGTCAATTGTTTCGGATATTGGTTGAGTACAATAATTATTCCAATCAATCTCAAAAAGTAGATTATTAAATAGGCTTCgattattttgtatttttttatttagtatataatatttttttagttTTCTTAAACATGCATTGTAGATtgttaataaattattgAGATACATACTCAGTATAATTGGCATATATGTTTCTGCTTGTATACCcttattaataaaatgttCAAAAACTTCTCTccattttttcataaaatatgaagaatatCTAAAAGACATAATAATGATTCTATCtacatttaatttaaaGTTTGTTAATTTGATAATGGCATTATTTAATAAGCTCgaattatttcttttgtttATAACGTCATTAACTAATTCTGTTCCAATATTATCTActacattaaaaaaaatattagaaaaaTTTTCTAAATCATCTAAATTTAgagaatataaataaacagATCTTAATGgatcatatttttctttaattatacaatatttaatatatgaatctttaaataaaacatctttattttttactaATAATAGATCTTTTAACATAATTAAAATACTTATTTCTGTATGTTCCTTTAAGAATTTACGACTTCTTATTTGTTCATgacataaataattttcGACAATTATTGGGAAATCAAACTTACATTCTTCATAACCTAACGTTTCcatatcttttttatatttttcaattttttctttataaaaCGTATAGGTTTCGTTTTTATAAATACGTTCAAAATCATCATATAAGTTTAGTATATCGCTAATTTTTATACTTAGGGAGAGAACTTTATcgttaatttttttttttttttgggtatttttatattcttgGTTGGTATCATCAAGATAGGGGTTagaattataaatatcatcgctgttattattattattatcataactattgttattattattattattattattattatcactaCTATTATGGTCACCCCTTTGTATATGTTCTTCctcttttattttataactAATACTCTCTGTTGgaatttcctttttatttatacgatcttttttatttattttgttaatttgtttgtttctttcttcattatttacTTGGTCATTCTTTTGAATATGCTGTAAACGTTCAATATAATTgatttgatttttttttaagttaTATCCTTTTGTTGcatatttattacaaaTGTTAACACATACgtattcataaaaatatgtttcgcaatatattttatcataagTTAAACAATTACATATACTAgatataaacatattttttattataacatattcattaatatattttttccatagataattaaaaatttgtGTGGGGTCGAAAAAATTACAACACATATTTTTGGTATAAGCAATAAAAGATTGTAATATATCAGATATATGTATAAGTActaaagaaaaattattccATATGGatacaaataattttaaaaattcttcttctccatttttaaattcctcatttttaattcttaTCTCTACTTCTTGGAAAAattgttttgttttttcattacattttttttcaataatagcacatattatttgttcACACTGATTAAACACAAGTACATCACAAAAATGTTGCACtgaaattttttcttcattttgtatttttatcttattATATGGTAATATGCTGAAGCACTCATGGATATATTCTTCAAATCTTTTTAAGCTACATCttatatcttcattatctacgtttaaaaaatctaaataaaaacaataacaaaatgtacgaaatgtattaaatatatatattatatatttatgtatattattatgttataaTCACATTCGTATGATTAATAcatatcatttattatattgctcttattttatataaacattcaactcaaacatttttaacataataattttatatatatatatatatatatatatatatatatatatacatatatatataatattttgtgctttttttttatttcgAATATGGAATATTCATAAACCTAcctttatttttaacataAAAAACCGGATAATTATTTACGGCAGTAGGATCcatttactttttttatatattatttattatataatatatataaatatatatctacaattataattatttatatttattattttttgcTTTTCTCTGGGGATGAAGCAGATAATCgacttttcttttttttttttttttttttttttttttttNNNNNNNNNNNNNNNNNNNNNNNNNNNNNNNNNNNNNNNNNNNNNNNNNNNNNNNNNNNNNNNNNNNNNNNNNNNNNNNNNNNNNNNNNNNNNNNNNNNNNNNNNNNNNNNNNNNNNNNNNNNNNNNNNNNNNNNNNNNNNNNNNNNNNNNNNNNNNNNNNNNNNNNNNNNNNNNNNNNNNNNNNNNNNNNNNNNNNNNNNNNNNNNNNNNNNNNNNNNNNNNNNNNNNNNNNNNNNNNNNNNNNNNNNNNNNNNNNNNNNNNNNNNNNNNNNNNNNNNNNNNNNNNNNatttatattcaaaaaattatcatatgGAATGAGCTCATTAATTTCTAAAATTTACACAAAAAAACGTATTGTATCATtataaggaaaaaaaaaaaaaaaagaagatatatctggtatttttaattcagcgttttaaaagaacatataaagttattatataatatatatataataataatatatgtatattttacatataaataatatataacatattttatatatatataataatatgttttatataaatatatataatacatataaatatatttattttaattttatatatatatatataaatatacctacctatataatattatattatatatttaaatatatataacatatatattataattatattcctttttatatttatatttatatttatcgtgttttaaaataatatgtttgAAAAATAAAGCTCCTTCAATACATGAAATTTTACTTATAATTTTGTGcatgtatattatatattttataaaaaatatatataataataataaatatatttattatattatatatataaaatatatatttattatattaattataaatatataaatatatttattttataataacataaaaatattttgacttcattattaatttggtaaaaatttaattatatatatatatatatatttatttttatatgtatatttgaatttatacattatttatatatatattaatatatttttatatatataatataaatgtacaacattaaaatattttatatatattataattttggAGGAGTTGTACGATTATTTTGATctttaaacaaaaaaaaaaaaaaaaccaaagagaaaacaaaaatatattaattaaataaataaagttatatatttatatcaatACATTGAAGACTACtataattaattttgtattatttaaatttatatgtatatttatatatatatatatatattaaagaGAAATTAactatttttaaataattattttgttccttgatttgttcttttattatttttactttttttataagatTTAATGAGGTTTTAATAGTATATCCAATTTTAATGAGGGggaggaaaaaaaaagttaaaatattacataatgaattttataaagaaatataaatatataatttataacGATTTAATAAGAGAACTAAGgattgtaaaaatataaatatacatatatacatattataataccCAATGTTAAGTAATAAAGATTATTCTTGCTTATTAAATGGGgtacattatatatatatatatatatatatatatatataattaacattatttttattattattattttttttaaattatagttgtcaatattttaatatataaatattattaatatatatttttagtatttaaaaatatttatattctaCATATGTGAAGTGTAAGTGTATAAATATTCTGCAAGAAATATTGTAAAGTAATACaacataaatattgtacatatatatatatattatttctatatattgGTGTCgtgttatatatttatgttcatataaaattacaTGTGTAATGaatatagtatatatatataatatttatttattcatatttgtAATTTTATGGAGAATGTaagtatattatatttttgtttttgttattgtcatatattttatttttatgctttcatatatatatatatatatatatatatatattttaattctctaaacattttatatattattttttttattatttcttttaaatataaaaattaatataattatatatatatatataattttatgttatatgtataaatacagaagtatattcaaaattttgtgataattttaattatatatgtgtcTATTTCCCTTTTtgtatttaaattattaatatttcattaatttatgttattgattttaattcatataaaatcgtattttctttttttcttttattgttatattattattgttaaaTTAAGAACATTgtttttgtatttttatattttccttttttttcgtTATTAGTACTATTTTCAATATCCTATATGaatcataaatatatatatatatatatatatataagtatttgaaaaaatacataattatatataatatttttttatgaataattttgttaataaaattttagATTTTGTAtgttttaattatatatatatatatagtatatttttttttccttttttaaagttatatattatgtacatttttgtataaattttgtttaacatatataatatatctatatatacTAAATTTTAATAGTATATTCATACAAATACAcatgaacatatatatatatatatatatatatatatatatatatatatatgtgtaataTAAGAAGTGTCTTACTATAGGTTGTGTGTTGTCATatcattttaatttattatgtatcATACAAAGtaattatgaatatatgaatattttattactgcatattattattattatttttttttttcaacttgtataaaaaattgatCATAGTTATGAggtatgtatttatatatatatatatatatatttatttatgtatgtatatatgtatatatttgtatgCTTGAGCGTTTTAtgaatttttaatttataaattataaatcTAAAAATAATGAGTTTCGATTCGGGATATGTATCAAGAAACTTAGATAATTTGTTAAAGAAATATGAAACCAAATTAAATGTACTTAAAACcttattaaaagaaaaaggtGTAAATGAAAAAGTAGAAGATACTATATtaataagatatattttgtCATATGGTGATAAATTAGAAGAAGCAGTAAATTCTATAGAGAAAGCAGTAACCTGGAGAAAACAAAATGTATATccattattaaataataataataaaaatgaaaatattgGCTATGATGATAATGTGATATTTCCGGATAGGGTTAAGCcatattattcttttataaaaaaagcATTAGCAGCATGTGAGCATAAATGTACATTAGATAAACAACCTGTAGTAATAGCAAGATTAAAATTATGTAattttacattattattagataaTGTGCCAGAAAATATTCTAGTAGATTATATAGTATATTCAAATGAACATGAATTTTCTGTATGTAATgaacaaacaaaaaaaagcaAAACTTTATGTAGAACATATCGTTTTATAGATTTAAAGGGATTtatgttaaaaaattttgatCGTAGGTTTCTTAGGGTTTTTGCAAATACATCTAAAATGTCTGAATTTTTGCACCCTCAGCTGGTTGGAAAGACGGTacgtaaaaaaaaaaaaaaaaaaaaaaaaaaaggagaaaattaaaatgtgtatataataaataattatgaacattgatttaataaaagtgatatagacatatatatatatatatatatatttttttctttgtgTAGTATTTAATAAATGCTCCATCATATATACGAGTGACTATAGAAACGTTAAAAACTTTTGGAATAAGCAGAAGAACATTAAATAAACTGGAAATTCCTCGAAGCTTTTCTCATAAAGAGCCAGCTGACTGTGACTGGTTTAATTTGCTAGTTGacaaaaatgtaatataaaatgaaaaataaattaatatatttatgtgcacatatatatatatatatatatatatatatatatatatatatatatatttatttatttatttatatatatatatatatatattttttttttttttttttttaaaggaCATCCCTACATATTTAGGCGGGAAGTGCAAATGCATAAATGGATGTATTCCAGGTTTCCAGAATGATCTTGAAGATCCcttaaatttaaatgaagaggaaataaaagaagaaattcaaaataatttgtCGAAATTAACCATAACAAAAACTGAGAAAAATAGCCCACTTATGGGTAAATGAAattaatgtttttttttttttttttttttttttaagctataattatttaatttttaatgtgataaaaaataattgttaaatatgatacatacatatatttatatatatataatattgatcgtttcattttatattatttaatatcttatttcgctttatttaatttttttttttttaagttttaattaatgataaaacacttataaaattgatatatttttaaaagaacattatatttttaaggattatcattaaatatttatatctatGTATTTACTGAAATGTGTCTTTTGAATAgacaaatatatatatatatatatatgtatatataattgcATACATCATGTTTgatgttaaaaaaaaaaaattaatttctATATGTAATATTCATAACGTTTCCACTTTCTTCTACTGGACCCCCTAATACATTTGTTCTTAATTTCTTATGTCTTAGAGGCATATATTCTGACTTAGGTAATGTATTCCATTCAACATTGcctataatatataataaaaaaaattacaatatatatatatatatatatatatataatatatatatatattttttgtgtaTACATTCATTAGCCCATCTAATCCTCATTTCgaaattataatttgaGAAATCCATAGCAGGAGAACAATGCCCTATATAATCCTTTAcatcataaaatataaaaaataagataatataaaaataattcttatCTTTTAAGAAACATTAGATATAAAACctctttattatttgatgatataaaatatataaatataaatataaatatatatatatatatttatttatttattttattttttt from Plasmodium reichenowi strain SY57 chromosome 6, whole genome shotgun sequence includes these protein-coding regions:
- a CDS encoding cullin-like protein, putative — its product is MDPTAVNNYPVFYVKNKDFLNVDNEDIRCSLKRFEEYIHECFSILPYNKIKIQNEEKISVQHFCDVLVFNQCEQIICAIIEKKCNEKTKQFFQEVEIRIKNEEFKNGEEEFLKLFVSIWNNFSLVLIHISDILQSFIAYTKNMCCNFFDPTQIFNYLWKKYINEYVIIKNMFISSICNCLTYDKIYCETYFYEYVCVNICNKYATKGYNLKKNQINYIERLQHIQKNDQVNNEERNKQINKINKKDRINKKEIPTESISYKIKEEEHIQRGDHNSSDNNNNNNNNNNSYDNNNNNSDDIYNSNPYLDDTNQEYKNTQKKKKINDKVLSLSIKISDILNLYDDFERIYKNETYTFYKEKIEKYKKDMETLGYEECKFDFPIIVENYLCHEQIRSRKFLKEHTEISILIMLKDLLLVKNKDVLFKDSYIKYCIIKEKYDPLRSVYLYSLNLDDLENFSNIFFNVVDNIGTELVNDVINKRNNSSLLNNAIIKLTNFKLNVDRIIIMSFRYSSYFMKKWREVFEHFINKGIQAETYMPIILSMYLNNLLTIYNACLRKLKKYYILNKKIQNNRSLFNNLLFEIDWNNYCTQPISETIDFYDISTDSDNMLGIKKYLRKKRKNAKKDLINFEHEEEYVKRKHMDNNIHNNDHNDNIYFNNNLYFNNDYHNNLYYDSLNINKRSDEKIFFHLLKIDKLFKKYHIIGKYIMNMITVILSLFRYVSDKEKFEKYYRTYMCKRLINDSSFNIILDVKVFKTLKKECGAQFTKKIEIILKDMKFTSKALMKFYKELPNNVNHFLKRKKYAVNIIFNESWEYVNTENNVIYPPMIKMCNEAFFLFYQKYNKSKNIKFLPLLGLCTLRVHFKNFKEEGSFDLEKRDDNNIEKRDDNNIEKRDDNNIEKRDDNNDEKRDENNDEKMDENNNNNYSDDNDDDLNNEDSSSTYNKKRKKKIYITVTILQALVLLLFNKKNEYHINEIKELTGISTENIIRYLKTIYTIGETHILIYDKANETLKLNFSFRSKKKFLIVNYNDVLYKDDMGPTTSLSNEDNEIEDKTLHIDAAIVKFLKTNGKSSERKICSFIKDKMDISSNEQIKNRISSLLSREFIFFKNNNYHYEL
- a CDS encoding sec14-like cytosolic factor or phosphatidylinositol/phosphatidylcholine transfer protein, putative yields the protein MSFDSGYVSRNLDNLLKKYETKLNVLKTLLKEKGVNEKVEDTILIRYILSYGDKLEEAVNSIEKAVTWRKQNVYPLLNNNNKNENIGYDDNVIFPDRVKPYYSFIKKALAACEHKCTLDKQPVVIARLKLCNFTLLLDNVPENILVDYIVYSNEHEFSVCNEQTKKSKTLCRTYRFIDLKGFMLKNFDRRFLRVFANTSKMSEFLHPQLVGKTYLINAPSYIRVTIETLKTFGISRRTLNKLEIPRSFSHKEPADCDWFNLLVDKNDIPTYLGGKCKCINGCIPGFQNDLEDPLNLNEEEIKEEIQNNLSKLTITKTEKNSPLMGK